The proteins below are encoded in one region of Carettochelys insculpta isolate YL-2023 chromosome 32, ASM3395843v1, whole genome shotgun sequence:
- the LOC142004776 gene encoding importin-4-like isoform X4, with translation MAAGLGSDHLVSPPDPPSALPDPPTLARSLVPKIISALRELIPANEAHASEAMEVLDELMESEVSVIVPHLSDVVAFCLEVASNQALGDDLRVKALTTLCFLIKLRGKVVLKQRLLPPLLAALFPILSAEPPPGQLDAEDQEEEELLEGGDAQTPKHAAAQVIDMLALHLPPEKLFPQLMPYLEPALQSPRPYERKAGLMVVAVLAEGCGDHIRTRHLQALLGVICRALAEDSLVVRSAALFALGQFSEHMQRDMAAFAGEVLPLLLSYLRGVEPAQGGHLAKAYYALENFVESLGPRVELFLPALVEQALGTLRAPGGPRPKELAISALGAIASAAERALGPYLPPILEQLHHFLPPGAPQEQRPLQCQAVETLAVLVRALGAEAGPGLAEESCQLGLALAEGCEDPDLRRCAYSLFAALSCVLGDGLAPHLPQIVTLLLCSLKSTEGLVPPPEDSSSFLLFEEEEEEEAEVEGDEDLDELEDDTDEEEEFGLSVGSAFVEEKDAACAALGEIAANASVAFLPYLESCLPEVCRLLEFPHPSVRKAAYEALGQFCVALQRVCERDPSEPHAAALRRLLGLALPAMAQGVRQERERPVAMAVLEALGVVLGACRQEALREPGRLEELAGTLRAVLERKTACQDEGLEEEDEDDEEQAEQDAMLLEYAGEALPALAVAAGGDAFAPYFAGFLPLLLNKLKPSCSVAERSFAVGTLAEAVVGLGRATAPFVPRLLPPFLGAARDPDPEVRSNGVFALGVLAEHGGDVLLPQYPKVLALLAGGSAQEPNARVRDNVCGAVARMILSQPQALPLGQVFPALLRSLPLTEDFEENKTVFRCISFLYEHDPQQVLQQLGEVVRVSSVVLGTEQLPADAQASLLSLLRHLCARCPLEFQAALQALPPDASARISGALSSA, from the exons ATGGCCGCCGGGCTGGGCTCCGACCACCTGGTGAGCCCCCCGGATCCCCCCAGCGCCCTCCCCGACCCCCCC ACGCTCGCTCGCTCGCTAGTCCCAAAGATCATCTCTGCTCTCCGGGAGCTGATCCCTGCCAAcgag GCACACGCCAGCGAGGCCATGGAGGTGTTGGACGAGCTGATGGAGAGCGAGGTCTCCGTCATCGTCCCGCACCTCTCCGACGTCGTCGCCTTCTGCCTTGAG GTGGCGTCGAACCAGGCGCTGGGTGACGACCTGCGGGTGAAGGCTCTCACCACTCTCTGCTTTCTCATCAAACTGCGGGGCAAG gtggtgctgaagcagcggctgctgcccccgctgctgGCCGCCCTGTTCCCCATCCTGAGCGCGGAGCCGCCCCCGGGACAGCTGGACGCGGAggaccaggaggaggaggagctgctggaggggggcGACGCGCAGACCCCCAAGCACGCGGCTGCCCAG gtgATCGACATGCTGGCTTTGCACCTGCCTCCCGAGAaactcttcccccagctg ATGCCGTACCTGGAGCCGGCCCTGCAGAGCCCCCGGCCCTACGAGCGCAAGGCCGGGCTCATGGTCGTGGCCGTGCTGGCCGAGGGCTGCGGGGATCACATCCGCACCAG gcacctgCAGGCCCTGCTGGGGGTGATCTGCCGGGCGCTGGCGGAGGACAGCCTGGTCGTGCGCAGCGCCGCCCTCTTCGCGCTGGGGCAGTTCTCGGAGCACATGCAG cgcgACATGGCGGCCTTTGCGGGGGAGGTGCTGCCACTCCTGCTGTCCTACCTGCGGGGGGTGGAGCCGGCGCAGGGGGGGCACCTGGCCAAGGCCTACTACGCCCTGGAGAACTTCGTGGAGAGCCTCG GGCCCCGGGTGGAGCTGTTCCTGCCGGCGCTGGTGGAGCAGGCGCTGGGGACCCTGCGCGCCCCAGGGGGGCCCCGCCCCAAGGAGTTGGCCATCAGTGCCCTGGGGGCCATCG CCTCGGCCGCCGAGCGCGCCCTGGGGCCCTACCTGCCCCCCATCCTGGAGCAACTgcaccacttcctgccccccggcgccccccaggagcagcgccccctgcagtgccaggctgtgg AGACGCTGGCGGTGCTGGTGCGGGCGCTGGGTGCCGAGgcggggccggggctggcagaggagagctgccagctggggctggccctggccgaGGGCTGTGAGGACCCCGACCTGCGGCGCTGCGC GTACAGCCTCTTCGCCGCCCTCTCCTGCGTCCTGGGGGACGGCctagccccccacctgccccagatcGTCACTTTGCTGCTGTGCTCCCTCAAGTCCACTGAGGGCCTCGTG ccgccccccgaGGATAGCAGCTCCTTCCTGCTGttcgaggaggaggaggaggaggaggccgagGTGGAGGGGGACGAAGATCTGGACGAGCTGGAGGACGACACCGACGAGGAGGAGGAGTTCGG GCTGAGCGTGGGCAGCGCCTTCGTGGAGGAGAAGGACGCCGCCTGTGCGGCGCTGGGGGAGATCGCCGCCAACGCCAG CGTCGCCTTCCTGCCCTACCtggagagctgcctgcctgaggtcTGCCGCCTGCTGGAG TTCCCCCACCCGAGCGTCCGCAAAGCCGCCTACGAAGCCCTGGGCCAGTTCTGCGTGGCGCTGCAGCGGGTCTGCGAGCGGGACCCCTCCGAGCCCCACGCCGCCG CGCTGCggcggctgctggggctggcgctGCCGGCCATGGCGCAGGGCGTGCGGCAGGAGCGGGAGCGGCCGGTGGCCATGGCGGTGCTGGAGGCGCTGGGCGTGGTGCTGGGCGCCTGCCGGCAGGAGGCGCTACGCGAGCCGGggcggctggaggagctggccGGGACCCTGCGGGCTGTGCTGGAGCGGAAG ACAGCCTGCCAGgacgagggcctggaggaggaAGACGAGGATGACGAGGAGCAG gCAGAGCAGGACGCCATGCTGCTGGAGTACGCGGGGGAGGCCCTCCCCGCCCTGGCCGTGGCTGCGGGGGGCGACGCCTTCGCCCCGTATTTCGCcggcttcctgcctctgctgcttaaCAAGCTG aagccTAGCTGCTCAGTGGCAGAGCGCTCCTTTGCCGTGGGGACGCTGGCGGAGGCggtggtggggctgggccgggccacgGCCCCCTTCGtaccccggctcctgccccccttcCTGGGGGCCGCCCGGGACCCCGACCCCGAGGTGCGCAGCAACGGCGTCTTCGCACTGGGCGTGCTGGCCGAGCATGGCGGGGATGTCCTGCTCCC ACAGTACCCCAAggtcctggccctgctggctgggggcagcgccCAGGAGCCCAACGCCCGAGTCCGGGACAACGTCTGTGGGGCTGTCGCACGCATGATTctcagccagccccaggccctgcctctcggCCAG gtgttcccagccctgctccgctccctgcccctcacGGAGGATTTCGAGGAGAATAAAACAGTTTTCCGCTGTATCAGTTTCCTGTACGAACACGACCCCCAGCAG GTGctacagcagctgggggaggtggtgcGGGTCAGCAGCGTCGTCTTAGGGAccgagcagctgccagcag ATGCACAGGCGTCTCTGCTGTCCCTTCTGCGGCATCTGTGCGCCCGCTGCCCCCTAGAGTtccaggcagccctgcaggccctgccccctgacGCCAGCGCCCGAATCAGTGGGGCCCTCAGCTCTGCGTGa